The Prunus dulcis chromosome 3, ALMONDv2, whole genome shotgun sequence genome segment GATAACTAGAATATTATTTGCtcatagaaatttttttcttttcgacAGATAAAATTACCCTTTGAAAAACTTATTCATGCTTTGCGTAACTTCCCTGATGATGCAATGAATCCAGATACATTACTTCCAATGGCTTACTCAATCAAGGTTTTTATTCTGCATAATTGTTTTTCATGAATGATGATGGTTGAGGTGCCAATGTTGTAATTTTCTCATCATTCATGTGTATGTATGTCGTTTGGTTGATCTCTAGGTATCCAGGGGTTTGGAGGAAACAAGGCAGGAGtatgagaagaagaatagAAAGATCAATCAGTCTACAGAGAATGAGAAACAGTTGCAATGAAGGTTCTGCTCATCTGATGGGAGCTATGCTGATTCTGATTAACTTGTCATTCTTTAGTTTTAGGACATCGCAGCAATAACCAAAAGAATAGCACTGATAACATTTGTCATCATAGTAGATGTTTATGAACTCCCCTATTCCCTGttacaaacccaaaatcttagatgtaaatatatattaacatTGCTAAAGTTGCCAACTTCTgaaataggaggcctcaagccCCTTAACATCCTCCTAAACTGTTGAATTTCGTTGTGGTGTCCTTCATTTACTATTTATGTTCTGGTACCTTCTTTTGGGAGGCTATAAACCTAACATAGGATTGGATTAGTGTAATATACTCCAGTCCAGTACAATGTGGTCCAATATAATCCAATCTATGTCACCAAAACGGGCCCTTATACTTTGTCAATTGGGAGCTACTATTCATGTCCATATGAACAAATGGAAGCCTTGTTTATGTTTTCTAGCTATGATTTTTGTTAAAGTCACGTGTGAGCAATTTTGAATCTTTGATTAAAATTTATAGTCATAAATCACTATTGACGGTGTGATTTACCATagcataagttttttttccctctagcaaacataaatattctccaccaaataaaaattctgtcaatttcaattctttcCAAGATGCTAAAACAGgaatttgcttttctttttggccatAAGAAAAGTTGATACCAAAATAGTCATGAGCAAGAAAGAAACCCACAAGACCACGGCAATTGATTGACATGCATTGGATGCTTTTGATGTGTTACGGTTTTAGGTGGTGGGGGAGTGTTGGGGTCAATTTTCGAACCCAAAAACAGCACCAATCAATAATACTCACACAACTGTCTCGCATGCAAAGCAGACACCTCTAATTTGATACGTAACTGAGTAggtattttttggttttaactCTATATGAACTTAATTTGGTGTTGAGTTTCCCATTTCTTAATGAACAAAGCCCATTTTTTGtgtatgattttcttttgagaaGAGCTAGTTTGAgagtgattttgaatatgcCATAATTATTTTTGGCCTATTCGtatatactttttttattttaagggtCCGTTTGGGAGTACTTCTGGAATGACTAAAAATGCTTTTGAACAACTAAAAGTATTTATGATAGTGTTTGGCAAAAAAGTTTAGAAGCGCTGATGGGTCATAGAAGCACTTTCTGGAGAAGCACCTGTCATGTGCTTATTCAAGAAGCACTCTCAAGTGCTTTTCCAGGAAGCACTTTGatttcttatgaaaatttcaacgcCTTTATGATAAAACCACTTTTGTTAGAAGCAGATATAAGCAGAAGTGCTTCCTAAAGAAGCAATCCCAAACAAGCCCTAAGTAATTTTAAGTAGttctgggaaaaaaaaaaaaaaacacatctTATGTGTTTTTCCATAAAAgtgattataaaaataaataaataaataattcacCATAAAAAGTGATTTTTGACTTATCTAGAATTATTTTCAGAGGAGtaccaaaattaataattagtgGGAGATAAATAACTTCATTGGGGTCAAACCTCCCCCCTTCCACTCCCTCCACATGAgttctatgtttttttgggttaaattctaaaaaatatgaaaagttGATGAACCACATAACTTAACTTAGGTTATTGAGAATTTGAGAGAAGGTAGTGACCTTCAAAACTCCACACGTAACTCCAACGATTGCTGTCTATTCAAACCATATATGGTAAAGTAACTTTTGAGTTGACATATGATGTTATTTCCTTTTgcatattatttctttatttctctctttttattttctatatatgCTTTTAACTCCCATAACACAGCAGGTGCATTGTATGTGAAAAACACAGactaaataatattttttattatatagaTTTTGAATCATGCCCTTTTTGGAGAAGATAATTAATaagataaaaaggaaaaaaaataatattccaattcattattattctttttggAGGGTCCAAGTACATAGATAGAATAGtaattgaatttgatataAAAGTGGAGAATATTGACATGTGGGCCCACGCAGCCATATAAGACAAGCGTGAAAAGGATCGAGAAAGggaaaatgacaaaaagaaCCAGCTCACAGCATCAGTCTGGTCCCTCTCTCTACGTGTAGTCGATTCACAGCCACACCTTCTTATCGTACCGCCACGTGTTATGCTAATCCATGATCGTCCGCATCCAATCCTAGCGTACAAACCAGTGAGTCTTCCGTACGAcgtcgtctctctctctctctctctctctctctggggTCTTTCGAAACATTTATTCCATGACGAAATGTCTATGATGCCCCCACGGGCCGGCTCAACTTCCCATCCGCGCAAACACGGAGGGGTAGTATCGtcagaacaaaacaaatacaGGAGGTTGTGAGTTGTAGAGCAAATCCAGATGGAAACGGAAGGGCATGACCGTAATTAAATGCAATTCCCGTGGCGAACACGGCTCAGGGATGCTATATAAACAACGTTCCCTATGGTTCTCAACCTTCACGAAAACAACGAAGCACCGAATTTTGCTCCACCATTTTTTTCGTGAACCTCAGGTTTTTTTAGGTGTTTGTGCGGACTCTAGGTATAATTAGGGTTTCTTCAGCCTCTTCCTTCAGATCTTCGTCTTGGTCCCAAGTTTTCGAATCTGAAGGTGTGGTATGATTCTCCTCTGGTTCTTAGTTTTGTGGATTTTGTTCATTCCATTGTGTGTTTTTGTCTAATTATGATCTTTGATTTCTATCGGTTTCAGGTAATTGATTTAGAGATTTAAAAAGGGATTCTCGAAGGAGATTGTAGGTTTAATTCAGAaacttcaaaacaatttgtaAGTGTGCTTCCTTGGCCCTGGTTATTATTTCGTGGATAGTTTTGCCTATTGGTTTGATGTTATCGGGAAGAAAGaaggtttcttttttatgtacATGAAAAAGATTATGTCAAgattttgcttttgttatTGACATATGCAGAAGTGAGgagttttaatttattattgtaAGGAAAGAATGAAGATTTTGTTAGGACTGTAAGCAATTCTTCGCTTTTGATGCATGGCCCCCTTTTCCCTGTTCAACAAATCACAATGCTTGGTTGTTTCTAACTTGTTGAACACTGATTATGTTTTTCTGGATAATTCCGTAAAATTGTTGATGGAGTTGTATGCTTGGATGTACTGGCTTTGTTGAAATTAGATTCTAAGGTTTCTGGTTACTATTCTTTGCTGTTATATCGCAACTGCCTTTTCATGTCATTTGCAAAGATGTCTCCTTAACCTGGACGCCCTTGGTCTATCGTTTTTGCAGGAAAAAAACTGAATGAGCTAATGGAGTCGAAGGGTGGCAAAAAGAAGTCTAGTAGTAGTAAGTCATTATTTTACGAAGCTCCCCTCGGTTACAGCATTGAAGACGTCAGGCCTCACGGTGGAATCAAGAAATTCAGATCAGCTGCTTACTCTAACGTAAGTTTTACTGTTTGTTTCTGGGTGCATGTAATTTCTGGTTTGTTTTGTATGAATGGCCTTCTAATATTACCTTATACTGTTCTCTATGCAGTGCGTCCGCAAGCCATCCTGAGTTCTGCTAAGTCTGGACATAACCCCGTGCGATCGTTAATACTGCAATTTTACTTTAGCTCTAGTCTGTTTCTCTTTTCTACTTCTCTCGTTCTCTCTCGCACTTGTTCCCTCGCTAGTTCTCCTTTTATCTGCTGTTGCAACGTTATTTCCTTCCTTAATTCGAGATGGCTGTACCGGTCTCTGCAATTGGATTTGAAGGCTATGAAAAGAGGCTCGAGGTCTCATTCTTCGAGCCTGGACTGTTTGCTGACCCTGCCGGCATGGGTCTCCGTTCTCTGTCGAAAGATCAATTGGATGAGATTCTGAAACCAGCTGAGTGCACCATTGTTTCCTCACTCTCTAATGATGATCTGGACTCTTATGTCCTTTCGGAATCGAGCCTCTTTGTGTACCCATACAAAGTGATCATCAAAACTTGTGGAACAACAAAATTGCTTCGATCAATCCCTGCCATCCTCAAGTTGGCTGAGACTCTCTCCTTGGCTGTAAAATCAGTGAGGTACTCTCGTGGGAGCTTTATATTTCCTGGTGCTCAGCCCTTTCCACATCGTAGCTTTTCAGAGGAAGTAGCTGTCCTTGATGGCCATTTTGGCAAGCTTGGTTTGGCAAGCAGAGCATATGTTATGGGTAGCTCTGACAAAACACAGAAATGGCATATTTACTCTGCATCGGCAGAGTTGGCAAGCTTACTTTGGGGCGCACGCCAATCAGGACCCACATACACATTGGAGATGTGCATGACTGGTTTGAACAGGAAGAAGGCATCTGTGTTTTACAAATCAAAGGCAAGTTCAGCTGCTGGTATGACTGAAGAATCTGGCATTAGGAAGATCCTCCCCCAGTCTGAAATATGTGACTTTGAGTTTGATCCTTGTGGTTACTCCATGAATTCGATTGAAGGGAATGCAATTTCTACCATCCATGTGACACCAGAAGATGGTTTCAGCTACGCGAGCTTTGAAACAATGGGATACGACTTCAAAAATGTGAACTTGACCCAGCTGATTGACAGGGTTTTGGATTGTTTCAAACCGGCTGAGTTCTCCGTGGCTTTGCATACCACCAGTACTGCAGGCGAACAACTCAACGCTAAGTTCCCCCTGGATGACTTGAGGGGATACTGTTGCGGAGAAAGCAACTATGAGAGGCTGGGTTTGGGTGGTGCTGTCATCTTCCACAGCTTTGTTAAGGATGCAGGTTGCCAGTCTCCAAGGTCAATTCTGAAAGGTTGCTGGAGCGAGGACGAGAAGGACGAGGAAGTTGAAGAGATAGTTATGGACAAGATCTAGTGTTCTATTGTTTGTGTTTAGTAGTAATGAATAAACAAAATGTGACGTGGGGTTATGTTTCTCTTATATAGTAGGGTAATAGTTTGTCATGCAGTATGTGTTGCTGCATTTAGTCTGCTATTTTGAATAAAGAGGATCTCTGGTGAAagagatccttgatccttgacttCCTGGATGTAGGAAGTCTTGTTGAAATTACTTCTTTTATGAGATGAAGGTTAATCTATATAATTCTTCTGTTATCCGTCCGTTtactctctctcgctctctcttaTTCATGGGCTTCTTAGTGTATCTTCATTTCTTGCTCCAGGAAGTCTTGTTCAGATACTTTTCTGAGATGAAAGTCAGTGcggaccatttgaacgaagACCAAAATGCgaggaccatttgaacgaaaCCCTAATTTCTTGTGTTATACGATTAtgctcgctctctctctctctctctctctctctttaccCATTCAAGGGCTCCTTAGCATCTATTCATTTCTTGCTATACAGCATAATGATATGAATCATAAGCGGTATGTTGTGGTTTCTTTCAGTCACAATGCCTCTTCTAGTTTGCAGTGTTTCATTCaacaaatgaagaaagaaGTTCATTTTATTCAACAAACGTGGAAAGAACATTTTATTCTAAGCATTGTCTGGTGCCTACAACCTTCTGGCCGATCGAATGTGCTCTTTAGTCAGCATATCTCACTTTTCATGTGTGGATTTGTGTAATTTTGCTCAGCTTCATGGTCAGCATATGTCACTGTCCAATGTTCTTGCCTATGTAATTTTGCTACTGATGGTCTCTTATGCCTTTGTTTTGGGGAGTGGTAGAAATTTGTTAGGCATATGATGGAAGAGGTCAACCATTCCAAAGAAAAGCAATTTCAAATGAAGTAGGAAAGATCAACCCTGCCAAGTTTGAACCAGAAAGCATCAAGCATAAGACGATGGAATAGGTCAATTCATTGCACGTGCTTAATTGTCTTTGCAGAGAAGCTGCCTTTCCCCAAAATACGGGTGCTCGTTCCAGTCAATTTCTTTTGGCGgcaattttgactttttaagaaatatggcattcaaattgaaaacagtGACCTAAACAGGTCCCAATTGTTTCTGCATTTCCAGTCAATGAATTCGTATCTCACTGTGTGAAAGTTGAACGCTCTCAAAAAGAATAACAATGGACAGATCAATTACACTTGTTGTAACCAAGCGGGAAAATCAGTATTGGGAGAAAAATTGTTATGCAATACGCATTATACTATTCATGGCTTAATATTTAGAAAAGTGCAATTTGATTCGTGGCTCTTCTTCATACAAACTATCAGGCGTTCAGTATGGTCGAAACTTCCTAGCCGCTCTCAACTGCTGTATCCGCTTTTTATCTTGCTCAAATTTGCTCTGCAGCATCATAATTTCTGCAAGGACAGATTATTAATTAGTGCTTTGCTTCAGTATTTGCACTACTTAAACCAACAAGAATAAATATATCTGATTTttgaatataaatttttttgttgtgaaaGTTATGACAAGAAAGTTTATTGGAAACTACGACCAGAAGCGCATGAAAAATGCCATTGCATATTCATAATGGGATCGTATCATTTCTTCTTATAtctacttttttctttctttttcagttcGGAGGTGGGGAACTATGCAGCATTTGCACCAAAACTGGTGTGGTTTTCAggttaacaaaaaataaacttcatACGTAAGATTAACATACCATTCCTCTGAGCTTCTTTCCTTTGGAACCGGTAAAAATCTAGCCCGACTTCTGTGCGCTTCTTCTTGGCCACCTTGTCCTCTACAACAGCCTGGG includes the following:
- the LOC117622119 gene encoding S-adenosylmethionine decarboxylase proenzyme-like, whose protein sequence is MAVPVSAIGFEGYEKRLEVSFFEPGLFADPAGMGLRSLSKDQLDEILKPAECTIVSSLSNDDLDSYVLSESSLFVYPYKVIIKTCGTTKLLRSIPAILKLAETLSLAVKSVRYSRGSFIFPGAQPFPHRSFSEEVAVLDGHFGKLGLASRAYVMGSSDKTQKWHIYSASAELASLLWGARQSGPTYTLEMCMTGLNRKKASVFYKSKASSAAGMTEESGIRKILPQSEICDFEFDPCGYSMNSIEGNAISTIHVTPEDGFSYASFETMGYDFKNVNLTQLIDRVLDCFKPAEFSVALHTTSTAGEQLNAKFPLDDLRGYCCGESNYERLGLGGAVIFHSFVKDAGCQSPRSILKGCWSEDEKDEEVEEIVMDKI